In Streptomyces sp. DG2A-72, one genomic interval encodes:
- a CDS encoding aminotransferase class IV: MKLWLDGGLQDIEAARVSVFDHGLTVGDGIFETVKAADGKPFALTRHLDRLTRSARGLGLPDPDHDEVRRACAAVLDANPMPLGRLRITYTGGHGPLGSDRGEHGPTLVVALGETSRRPDSTAVVTVPWTRNERGALTGLKTTSYAENVVALARARQQGATEALFGNTVGQLCEGTGSNVFVVLDGEIHTPPLASGCLAGITRALTIEWTGAKETDLPLDVLERANEVFLTSTLRDVQAVHRVDDRLLPGAPGPVTAKAMRIFDERSRADVDPLGN; the protein is encoded by the coding sequence GTGAAGCTTTGGCTCGACGGCGGGCTGCAGGACATCGAGGCCGCCCGTGTCTCCGTCTTCGACCACGGGCTGACCGTGGGAGACGGCATCTTCGAGACGGTGAAGGCGGCCGACGGGAAGCCGTTCGCGCTCACCCGCCATCTCGACCGGCTGACCCGCTCCGCCCGCGGCCTGGGTCTGCCCGACCCGGACCACGACGAGGTACGACGCGCCTGCGCCGCCGTCCTCGACGCCAACCCGATGCCGCTCGGCCGGCTGCGCATCACCTACACCGGCGGCCACGGCCCGCTGGGCTCCGACCGCGGCGAGCACGGCCCGACCCTGGTGGTCGCCCTCGGTGAGACCAGCCGGCGCCCCGACTCCACGGCGGTCGTCACCGTGCCGTGGACCCGCAACGAGCGCGGCGCACTCACCGGCCTGAAGACGACCTCGTACGCCGAGAACGTCGTCGCCCTCGCCCGCGCACGCCAACAGGGCGCCACCGAGGCGCTGTTCGGCAACACGGTCGGACAACTCTGCGAAGGCACCGGGTCGAACGTCTTCGTGGTCCTGGACGGCGAGATCCACACCCCGCCGCTCGCCTCCGGCTGCCTCGCGGGCATCACGCGCGCGTTGACGATCGAGTGGACCGGGGCGAAGGAGACCGACCTGCCACTGGACGTCCTGGAACGGGCCAACGAGGTCTTCCTGACGTCCACGCTGCGGGACGTCCAGGCCGTGCACCGGGTCGACGACCGCCTCCTGCCGGGCGCGCCCGGTCCGGTGACCGCCAAGGCGATGCGGATCTTCGACGAGCGGTCCCGGGCCGACGTCGATCCCCTCGGAAATTGA
- a CDS encoding DsbA family protein, with amino-acid sequence MSDSPSPATPVLDVWCELQCPDCRGALDDLRALRARYGDRLELRLRHFPLEKHKHAFAAAQAAEEALEQGQGWPYVEAVLARVEELDRKGEPFLVEVARELGLDAEEFDTALIDGRHILIVDADQAEGKAIGVTGTPTYVIGGERLDGGKSQEGLRERIEEIADRLLAEKPEGA; translated from the coding sequence ATGAGCGACTCCCCCTCCCCCGCCACACCCGTTCTCGACGTGTGGTGTGAGCTGCAGTGCCCGGACTGCCGTGGCGCGCTGGACGATCTCCGCGCCCTGCGGGCCCGCTACGGCGACCGGCTGGAGCTGCGGTTGCGGCACTTCCCGCTGGAGAAGCACAAGCACGCCTTCGCCGCCGCGCAGGCCGCCGAGGAGGCGCTGGAGCAGGGGCAGGGCTGGCCGTACGTCGAGGCGGTCCTGGCCAGGGTCGAGGAGCTGGACCGTAAGGGAGAACCCTTCCTGGTCGAGGTCGCGCGCGAACTCGGTCTCGACGCCGAGGAGTTCGACACCGCTCTGATCGACGGCCGGCACATCCTGATCGTCGACGCCGACCAGGCCGAGGGCAAGGCGATCGGCGTGACCGGCACGCCGACGTATGTCATCGGCGGCGAGCGGCTGGACGGCGGCAAGAGCCAGGAAGGGCTGCGCGAGCGCATCGAGGAGATCGCGGACCGGCTGCTCGCCGAGAAGCCTGAGGGGGCCTGA
- the cobA gene encoding uroporphyrinogen-III C-methyltransferase, which produces MAEHPAYPVGLRLTGRRVVVLGGGQVAQRRLPALIAAGADIVLVSPEATPSVEAMADAGEITWHKRPYAEGDLADAWYALIATSDHEANENASAEAERHRVWCVRSDDADQATAWTPATGHSEGVTVAVLTTEARGRDPRHTAAIRDAVVEGLRDGTLVAPHHRTRTPGVALVGGGPGDPDLITVRGRRLLAEADVVITDHLGPRDLLAELPPSVEVIDAAKLPYGRFMAQEAINNALIEHAKAGKSVVRLKGGDPFVYGRGMEEVQALAEAGVPCTVVPGISSSISVPGAAGIPVTHRGVAHEFTVVSGHIAPDDERSLVDWPSVARLTGTLVILMGVATIGKVAETLIAHGKSPDTPVALIQEGTTAGQRRVDATLATAGESVLTHEVKPPAVIVIGEVVTVGPHTPA; this is translated from the coding sequence ATGGCCGAACACCCCGCCTACCCCGTAGGCCTCCGCCTCACCGGCCGCCGGGTCGTCGTCCTCGGCGGCGGCCAGGTCGCCCAGCGCCGCCTCCCGGCACTCATCGCAGCGGGCGCCGACATCGTGCTCGTATCGCCCGAGGCGACCCCGTCGGTGGAAGCCATGGCAGACGCGGGCGAGATCACCTGGCACAAGCGCCCGTACGCCGAGGGCGACCTCGCCGACGCCTGGTACGCCCTCATCGCCACCAGCGACCACGAGGCCAACGAAAATGCCTCGGCCGAAGCGGAGCGCCACCGCGTCTGGTGCGTCCGCTCCGACGACGCAGATCAGGCGACGGCCTGGACCCCCGCCACCGGCCACAGCGAGGGCGTCACGGTCGCCGTCCTCACGACGGAGGCGCGCGGCCGCGACCCCCGCCACACCGCCGCCATCCGCGACGCGGTCGTCGAGGGCCTCCGCGACGGCACCCTCGTCGCCCCCCACCACCGCACCCGCACCCCCGGCGTCGCGCTGGTCGGCGGCGGCCCCGGCGACCCGGACCTGATCACGGTCCGCGGACGCCGCCTGCTCGCCGAGGCCGACGTGGTCATCACCGATCACCTTGGCCCGCGTGACCTGCTCGCGGAGCTCCCCCCGAGCGTCGAGGTGATCGACGCGGCGAAGCTGCCGTACGGCCGGTTCATGGCCCAGGAGGCCATCAACAACGCGCTGATCGAGCATGCCAAGGCGGGCAAGTCCGTCGTACGTCTCAAGGGCGGCGACCCCTTCGTCTACGGCCGCGGCATGGAGGAGGTCCAGGCACTGGCCGAGGCCGGCGTCCCGTGCACCGTCGTGCCCGGCATCTCCAGCTCGATCTCGGTCCCGGGTGCCGCCGGCATCCCGGTCACCCACCGCGGTGTCGCCCACGAGTTCACCGTGGTCAGCGGTCACATCGCCCCCGACGACGAGCGCTCCCTGGTCGACTGGCCGTCCGTCGCCCGGCTCACCGGCACGCTGGTGATCCTCATGGGCGTCGCCACGATCGGGAAGGTCGCCGAGACGCTCATCGCCCACGGCAAGTCCCCGGACACGCCCGTCGCCCTGATCCAGGAGGGCACGACAGCGGGCCAGCGCCGGGTCGACGCGACCCTCGCCACGGCCGGTGAGTCCGTGCTCACCCACGAGGTGAAGCCGCCGGCGGTGATCGTCATCGGCGAGGTGGTCACAGTAGGCCCGCACACGCCCGCGTAA
- a CDS encoding chorismate-binding protein, whose protein sequence is MSDLPPLARFADRVATGLLDVTSDPAALDSTGFWAVCADFEGRLTCARFAAVRQEPVPAPVPGRWRGPATGDWTSSLDRAAYMAGVRRVREHIAAGEVYQANLCRVLSAPIPPDADVDALAALLARGNPAPFAGTIRLPAHGVEIATASPELFLRRDGRVVESGPIKGTGRTEADLLEKDYAENVMIVDLVRNDLGRACGTGSVTVPDLCAVEKHPGLVHLVSTVRGELRTGAGWPELLAATFPPGSVTGAPKSSALRIIEALETAPRGPYCGGIGWVDADRGTGELAVGIRTFWIDRTEGVLRFGTGAGITWGSDPEGEWRETELKASRLLAVASGTYEDSGAGV, encoded by the coding sequence GTGTCCGACCTGCCTCCTCTCGCACGCTTCGCTGACCGCGTCGCCACCGGTCTCCTCGATGTCACCAGCGACCCCGCGGCCCTCGACTCCACCGGTTTCTGGGCCGTTTGCGCGGACTTCGAGGGCCGGCTGACCTGCGCCCGCTTCGCCGCCGTACGACAGGAGCCCGTGCCCGCCCCGGTGCCGGGCCGTTGGCGCGGACCGGCGACCGGTGACTGGACGTCGTCCCTCGACCGCGCTGCGTACATGGCGGGCGTACGGCGTGTCCGTGAGCACATCGCGGCCGGCGAGGTCTACCAGGCGAACCTCTGCCGGGTGCTCTCCGCACCGATTCCGCCCGATGCCGACGTGGACGCGCTCGCCGCGCTGCTGGCCCGCGGCAACCCGGCACCGTTCGCGGGGACGATCCGGCTGCCCGCCCACGGGGTGGAGATAGCCACGGCCTCGCCGGAACTCTTCCTGCGCCGGGACGGCCGGGTCGTCGAGTCCGGGCCGATCAAGGGCACCGGACGCACCGAGGCGGACCTGCTGGAGAAGGACTACGCCGAGAACGTGATGATCGTGGATCTGGTGCGCAACGACCTCGGGCGTGCCTGCGGCACCGGCAGCGTGACCGTCCCCGATCTGTGTGCCGTCGAGAAGCACCCGGGCCTGGTCCATCTCGTCTCCACCGTCCGCGGCGAACTGCGTACCGGGGCCGGCTGGCCGGAGCTGCTCGCCGCCACGTTCCCGCCCGGCTCGGTCACCGGGGCGCCCAAGTCGAGTGCCCTGAGGATCATCGAAGCGCTGGAGACGGCGCCCAGGGGGCCGTACTGCGGCGGCATCGGCTGGGTCGACGCCGACCGCGGGACGGGCGAGCTGGCCGTCGGTATCCGTACCTTCTGGATCGACCGGACGGAGGGCGTCCTGCGCTTCGGCACGGGCGCCGGCATCACCTGGGGGTCCGACCCGGAGGGGGAGTGGCGGGAGACCGAGCTGAAGGCGTCCCGGCTGCTCGCGGTAGCGTCGGGAACGTACGAGGACAGTGGAGCGGGAGTCTGA
- a CDS encoding zf-TFIIB domain-containing protein: MQCPKCRAPMHTYNRNGVQIEQCSGCRGIFLDYGELEALSRVESQWAQPAPPPPAAPQAYPAPQAPAWGAPHGGGHHGGHGGHGGHYGHKRHKSFGHMLFSS; the protein is encoded by the coding sequence ATGCAGTGTCCGAAGTGCCGTGCGCCGATGCACACGTACAACCGCAATGGCGTCCAGATCGAGCAGTGCAGCGGCTGCCGCGGGATTTTCCTCGACTACGGCGAGCTGGAGGCGCTGTCCCGCGTCGAGTCCCAGTGGGCCCAGCCTGCTCCGCCGCCCCCGGCCGCCCCGCAGGCGTACCCCGCCCCGCAGGCACCCGCCTGGGGCGCCCCGCACGGCGGCGGCCACCACGGCGGTCACGGCGGTCACGGCGGTCACTACGGCCATAAGCGCCACAAGAGCTTCGGCCACATGCTGTTCTCCAGCTGA
- a CDS encoding TIGR02611 family protein, whose translation MNTGRDEPGEVAMAADETKADGAKSEQALGSRAPEFIKARRILHLSWQVGIFAVGLAVVVVGIILLPLPGPGWVIIFGGMAIWATEFVWAQLVLRWTKRKVTEAAQRALDPKVRRRNIILTTITLVIIAVLLGIYLWKFGVVMPWKIKDQ comes from the coding sequence ATGAATACGGGGCGTGACGAGCCTGGCGAGGTCGCCATGGCTGCGGACGAGACGAAGGCGGACGGAGCGAAGAGCGAGCAGGCGCTCGGCTCGAGAGCACCGGAGTTCATCAAGGCGCGCCGGATACTGCACCTGAGCTGGCAGGTCGGCATCTTCGCCGTCGGCCTCGCGGTCGTGGTCGTGGGCATCATCCTGCTGCCCCTGCCCGGACCGGGGTGGGTGATCATCTTCGGCGGCATGGCGATCTGGGCGACCGAGTTCGTCTGGGCCCAGCTGGTGCTCCGCTGGACCAAGCGCAAGGTCACCGAGGCGGCACAGCGCGCGCTCGATCCCAAGGTGCGGCGCCGCAACATCATCCTGACGACGATCACCCTGGTGATCATCGCCGTTCTCCTCGGGATCTACCTCTGGAAGTTCGGCGTCGTGATGCCCTGGAAGATCAAGGACCAGTGA
- a CDS encoding GNAT family N-acetyltransferase gives MTTTLRPTEPLQHQSNGTRSRRYQVCVNSRPVGRIHLGTSPSFGDTVARILDLRIEEPDRRRGRATVAALAAEEVARGWGCKQIETGVPADVGAALRLFQALGYALRSRGMEKQLGDTPPELPAGSRARSMTEAEFAPWHEYAAEQYARMWIERGVPEAEAYAKSQRDHETLLPQGLTTENMLFSVLEDGGVRVGTLWLALRDDKAFVFDVEADAAHRGHGHGRTLMLLAERQAIAAGRRALELNVHAGNTPAERLYESLGYETTLYAFHKPLL, from the coding sequence ATGACCACGACCCTGCGGCCGACCGAGCCGCTTCAGCACCAGTCGAACGGAACGCGTTCACGCCGCTACCAGGTGTGCGTGAACAGCCGTCCAGTGGGCCGGATACACCTCGGCACCTCTCCGTCCTTCGGCGACACGGTGGCCCGCATCCTGGACCTGCGCATCGAGGAGCCGGACCGGCGCCGCGGCCGGGCGACAGTGGCCGCACTCGCCGCGGAGGAGGTGGCACGCGGCTGGGGCTGCAAGCAGATCGAGACGGGTGTCCCCGCCGACGTCGGCGCGGCACTGCGGCTCTTCCAAGCCCTCGGTTATGCCCTGCGCAGCCGCGGAATGGAGAAGCAACTCGGCGACACGCCGCCCGAACTGCCCGCCGGCAGCCGCGCGCGGTCCATGACGGAGGCCGAGTTCGCGCCGTGGCACGAGTACGCGGCCGAGCAGTACGCCCGTATGTGGATCGAGCGGGGCGTGCCCGAGGCCGAGGCGTACGCCAAGTCGCAGCGCGATCACGAGACGCTTCTGCCACAGGGCCTCACCACCGAGAACATGCTGTTCAGCGTGTTGGAGGACGGGGGTGTGCGCGTGGGCACCCTGTGGCTGGCCCTTCGGGACGACAAGGCGTTCGTCTTCGATGTCGAGGCCGACGCGGCCCATCGCGGACACGGGCACGGCCGTACGCTGATGCTGCTGGCGGAGAGGCAGGCGATCGCCGCCGGGCGACGTGCCCTCGAACTCAACGTGCACGCGGGCAACACCCCGGCGGAGCGGCTGTACGAGTCACTCGGCTACGAGACGACGTTGTACGCCTTCCACAAGCCCCTGCTGTAA
- a CDS encoding CGNR zinc finger domain-containing protein, with the protein MLITHDTRCALDTVVDLVNTAPEDDATPDGLANVAALEDFVRNHEISDVGVLSEFDLSAVRKIRSRFAGIFAAPDPRAAAGLINDLVAAAGTTPRLTDHDGYDWHVHYFAPGASVADHLAADCGMALAFFVVAGEQERLRRCEAPDCRHAFVDLSRNRSRRYCDSRTCGNRLHVAAYRARRKEAAG; encoded by the coding sequence GTGCTGATCACCCACGACACCCGGTGTGCGCTGGACACCGTGGTGGATCTGGTGAACACCGCGCCGGAGGACGATGCGACGCCGGACGGGCTGGCGAATGTCGCGGCTCTCGAGGATTTCGTACGAAACCACGAAATCAGTGATGTCGGGGTGCTCTCGGAGTTCGACCTCTCGGCGGTGCGGAAGATCCGCAGCCGGTTCGCGGGGATCTTCGCCGCACCGGACCCCCGGGCCGCGGCCGGGCTGATCAATGATCTGGTCGCCGCCGCGGGCACGACGCCCCGGCTCACCGACCACGACGGCTACGACTGGCACGTGCACTACTTCGCGCCCGGCGCCTCCGTCGCCGATCACCTGGCGGCGGACTGCGGGATGGCGCTGGCCTTCTTCGTGGTGGCCGGGGAGCAGGAGCGGCTGCGGCGGTGCGAGGCGCCCGACTGCCGGCACGCCTTCGTCGACCTCTCCCGGAACCGCTCGCGCCGGTACTGCGACAGCCGCACCTGCGGGAACCGTCTGCATGTCGCCGCGTACCGGGCGCGACGGAAAGAGGCGGCGGGCTGA
- a CDS encoding phosphotransferase family protein has translation MTTNPLLPVLTAKARAAAHARTPACPCGAGAVTLADRPDATVVRHEDTVAKAHAPDATLTDLTPRLTVATHLPDVLLPPLTPTPVTLHGRIVTFWPYGTPVDPETPDTAPWEAAATLLARLHRTPAPHALPPMRGPAKAAHAVARLRVLAPHPAVSPVLRAWTALPAWARAEIPMPDTTTLCHGDFHLGQLVRHPAPKGPWRLIDVDDLGIGAPAWDLARPASWYACGLLAPDEWTRFLSAYREAGGPAVPAEGNPWPALDVPARALTVQTAARAITKAAAADRPLDEIEQSLVDACDRMSSAPPELSPHSEK, from the coding sequence GTGACCACCAACCCCCTCCTCCCGGTGCTCACCGCAAAGGCAAGGGCCGCCGCCCACGCCCGCACCCCCGCCTGCCCTTGCGGAGCCGGCGCGGTCACCCTCGCCGACCGCCCCGACGCGACAGTCGTCCGCCACGAGGACACCGTCGCCAAGGCGCACGCCCCCGACGCCACCCTCACCGACCTCACCCCCCGCCTCACCGTCGCCACCCACCTCCCGGACGTCCTCCTCCCCCCACTCACACCGACCCCGGTCACGCTCCACGGCCGTATCGTGACGTTCTGGCCGTACGGCACCCCCGTAGACCCGGAAACCCCCGACACCGCCCCCTGGGAAGCCGCCGCCACCCTCCTCGCCCGCCTCCACAGGACCCCCGCGCCTCACGCACTGCCCCCCATGCGCGGCCCCGCCAAGGCAGCCCACGCCGTCGCCCGCCTCCGCGTCCTCGCCCCGCACCCGGCCGTCTCCCCGGTCCTCCGAGCGTGGACCGCCCTCCCCGCCTGGGCCCGCGCCGAGATTCCCATGCCGGACACCACGACCCTCTGCCACGGCGACTTCCACCTCGGCCAACTCGTCCGCCACCCCGCCCCGAAAGGCCCTTGGCGACTCATCGACGTCGACGACCTCGGCATCGGCGCACCCGCCTGGGACCTCGCCCGCCCCGCGTCCTGGTACGCCTGCGGCCTGCTCGCACCCGACGAATGGACCCGCTTCCTGTCCGCCTACCGCGAAGCCGGCGGCCCCGCCGTCCCCGCCGAAGGCAACCCCTGGCCGGCCCTGGACGTCCCCGCCCGCGCCCTCACCGTCCAGACCGCCGCCCGCGCGATCACCAAGGCGGCAGCCGCGGACCGTCCGCTGGACGAGATCGAGCAGTCCCTCGTAGACGCCTGCGACCGAATGAGTTCCGCCCCACCGGAGTTGAGCCCACACTCGGAGAAGTAG
- a CDS encoding serine/threonine protein kinase gives MNMAMMRLRREDPRVVGSFRLHRRLGAGGMGVVYLGSDKKGQRVALKVIRPDLAEDQEFRSRFAREVSAARRIRGGCTARLVAADLDAERPWFATQYVPGPSLHDKVAGEGPLVAADVAAVGAALSEGLVAVHEAGVVHRDLKPSNILLSPKGPRIIDFGIAWATGASTLTHVGTAVGSPGFLAPEQVRGAAVTPATDVFSLGATLAYASMGDSPFGHGSSEVMLYRVVHEEAQLRGVPDALAPLVRACLAKDPEERPSTLQLSLRLKEIAAREAQGIAEARPPAPRTGEADRPTGRLADTYPERGLQRRPQGQPGPAPGAPSGPPAPRGSVAGSRGSATGRDTAPPSRNGTPQRGTGTPRGANGSRGSGTSTPRQGTPRTTPATRNSTRSGNGSRPTPRSGNGRPAPRTTGAGRRPANPRLLRQRLFVFVVVTLLVALGIAAAQGCQGPSRGLGGDGDVVRQQERVDVPPHDPSLDGRQVADRP, from the coding sequence ATGAACATGGCGATGATGCGCCTGAGGCGCGAGGACCCGCGCGTCGTCGGCTCATTCAGGCTTCACAGACGGCTCGGCGCGGGCGGGATGGGCGTGGTCTACCTGGGCTCCGACAAGAAGGGGCAGCGGGTCGCGCTCAAGGTCATCCGGCCCGATCTGGCGGAGGACCAGGAGTTCCGGTCGCGTTTCGCGCGCGAGGTGTCGGCGGCCCGGCGGATCCGGGGCGGCTGCACCGCCCGGCTGGTCGCGGCGGATCTCGACGCCGAACGGCCGTGGTTCGCCACGCAGTACGTGCCCGGCCCGTCCCTGCACGACAAGGTCGCCGGCGAGGGGCCGCTGGTCGCCGCCGATGTCGCCGCCGTCGGAGCCGCCCTGTCGGAGGGGCTGGTCGCCGTGCACGAGGCCGGGGTCGTGCACCGGGACCTGAAGCCGTCCAACATCCTGCTGTCCCCGAAGGGGCCGCGGATCATCGACTTCGGCATCGCCTGGGCGACCGGTGCCTCGACCCTCACCCACGTCGGCACGGCCGTCGGCTCGCCCGGCTTCCTCGCCCCCGAGCAGGTGCGGGGCGCCGCGGTGACGCCCGCCACGGACGTGTTCTCCCTCGGCGCGACGCTGGCGTACGCCTCGATGGGCGACTCGCCCTTCGGTCACGGCAGTTCCGAAGTGATGCTGTACCGGGTGGTGCACGAGGAGGCGCAGCTGCGCGGCGTTCCCGACGCGCTGGCCCCGCTCGTGCGGGCCTGTCTGGCGAAGGACCCCGAGGAGCGCCCCAGTACTCTCCAGCTGTCGCTGCGGCTGAAGGAGATCGCGGCCCGCGAGGCACAGGGGATCGCCGAGGCGCGTCCGCCCGCGCCCCGCACCGGGGAGGCGGACCGGCCCACCGGGCGGCTCGCCGACACCTACCCCGAGCGCGGTCTCCAGCGACGCCCTCAGGGGCAGCCGGGACCGGCGCCGGGCGCGCCGAGCGGACCGCCCGCGCCTCGGGGATCCGTCGCCGGGTCGCGCGGCTCTGCCACCGGGCGGGACACGGCGCCGCCGTCGCGGAACGGGACTCCACAGCGGGGCACCGGCACTCCGCGCGGCGCCAATGGCTCGCGCGGCAGCGGTACGTCGACTCCCCGGCAGGGCACCCCACGGACCACCCCCGCGACCCGGAACTCGACGCGCTCGGGCAACGGCAGCAGGCCAACCCCACGCAGTGGCAACGGTCGTCCCGCTCCCCGGACCACGGGCGCCGGGCGACGGCCCGCCAATCCGCGGCTGCTGCGACAGCGGCTGTTCGTGTTCGTCGTCGTGACCCTGCTGGTCGCGCTCGGCATCGCGGCGGCCCAGGGCTGTCAGGGGCCCTCGCGTGGGCTCGGCGGCGACGGGGACGTCGTACGACAGCAGGAGCGGGTGGACGTACCACCGCATGACCCGTCGCTGGACGGGCGGCAGGTTGCGGACAGGCCCTAG
- a CDS encoding SsgA family sporulation/cell division regulator codes for MNTTVSCELHLRLVVSSESSLPVPAGLRYDTADPYAVHATFHTGAEETVEWVFARDLLAEGLHRPTGTGDVRVWPSRSHGQGVVCIALSSPEGEALLEAPARALESFLKRTDAAVPPGTEHRHFDLDQELSHILAES; via the coding sequence ATGAACACCACGGTCAGCTGCGAGCTGCACCTGCGCCTCGTTGTGTCGAGCGAGTCCTCCCTGCCTGTCCCCGCAGGCCTGCGGTATGACACGGCCGACCCCTACGCCGTGCACGCCACCTTCCACACCGGTGCCGAGGAGACCGTCGAGTGGGTGTTCGCCCGCGACCTGCTCGCGGAGGGCCTCCACCGGCCCACGGGCACCGGCGACGTCCGCGTCTGGCCGTCGCGCAGTCACGGCCAGGGGGTCGTCTGCATCGCCCTGAGCTCTCCGGAGGGCGAGGCCCTGCTGGAGGCCCCGGCAAGGGCTCTGGAGTCGTTTCTGAAGCGCACGGATGCGGCTGTGCCACCCGGCACCGAGCATCGTCACTTCGATCTTGATCAGGAGCTCTCGCACATCCTGGCGGAAAGCTAG
- a CDS encoding RNA methyltransferase, giving the protein MADLITVQDPDDPRLHDYTGLTDVELRRKREPAEGLFIAEGEKVIRRAKDTGYEMRSMLLSAKWVDVMRDVIDELPAPVYAVSPELAEQVTGYHVHRGALASMQRKPLPTAAELLQTARRVVVMESVNDHTNIGAIFRSAAALGMDAVLLSPDCADPLYRRSVKVSMGAVFSVPYARLDTWPKGLESVREAGFALLALTPDEKAKTLDEAAPHRMDRVALMLGAEGDGLSTQALVAADEWVRIPMSHDVDSLNVGAAAAVAFYAVATGRPQL; this is encoded by the coding sequence GTGGCCGATCTCATCACCGTCCAGGATCCCGACGACCCGCGCCTGCACGACTACACGGGCCTGACCGACGTAGAGCTGCGCCGGAAGCGCGAGCCCGCCGAGGGCCTGTTCATCGCCGAGGGCGAGAAGGTCATCCGGCGGGCGAAGGACACAGGCTACGAGATGCGTTCGATGCTGCTGTCCGCCAAGTGGGTCGACGTCATGCGCGACGTCATCGACGAACTCCCCGCCCCCGTCTACGCGGTCAGCCCGGAACTCGCCGAGCAGGTCACCGGCTACCACGTGCACCGCGGCGCGCTCGCCTCCATGCAGCGCAAGCCGCTGCCGACGGCGGCCGAACTCCTGCAGACCGCACGCCGGGTGGTGGTCATGGAGTCCGTCAACGACCACACCAACATCGGCGCGATCTTCCGCTCCGCCGCCGCCCTCGGCATGGACGCGGTACTGCTCTCCCCGGACTGCGCGGACCCGCTCTACCGCCGCAGCGTGAAGGTCTCGATGGGCGCCGTCTTCTCCGTGCCGTACGCCCGCCTGGACACCTGGCCCAAGGGCCTGGAATCGGTCCGCGAGGCCGGCTTCGCCCTCCTCGCCCTCACCCCGGACGAGAAGGCCAAGACCCTCGACGAGGCCGCGCCGCACCGGATGGACCGGGTGGCCCTGATGCTCGGCGCCGAGGGCGACGGCCTGTCCACCCAGGCCCTGGTCGCCGCCGACGAATGGGTCCGCATCCCCATGTCCCACGACGTCGACTCCCTCAACGTGGGAGCGGCGGCGGCGGTCGCCTTCTACGCCGTGGCGACCGGCCGGCCTCAGCTCTAG